A stretch of the Planktothricoides raciborskii GIHE-MW2 genome encodes the following:
- a CDS encoding response regulator: protein MIPKILFVDDEPALSRLIKTKYRSKVKAKELEFFFAENGLAALNTLKEQTIHIVITDINMPEMNGLVLLDKIQYLDLPVQTIVLSAYGDMQNIRSAMNRGAFDFLNKPIDFEDLEITIQRALDHLKKIQENQQKLQQAQTQLIQSEKMSTLGELVAGVAHEINNPVGFLTGNITIAEDYFTEIVELLNLYEEKFPDPGAEIIHKMQEIDLDAMKEDIPELISSMREGTDRILSLSTSLRTFSRSDISAKSSFNIHDGIDSTLRILKHRLKANEFRPDIHIIKDYGDLPTVECYPGQLNQVFMNIFANGIDALDQSSMGQSYEEILENPKTITIRTEVKPENGTVIIGIRDNGSGIPENVKEHIFEYLFTTKPVGKGTGLGLSISYQIIVEKHSGQISCVSELGEGTEFIIEIPIQ from the coding sequence ATGATTCCTAAGATTTTATTCGTAGACGATGAACCGGCTTTGTCTCGCTTAATCAAAACCAAATATAGAAGCAAAGTCAAAGCCAAAGAATTGGAATTCTTCTTTGCGGAAAATGGACTGGCGGCTTTAAATACGTTGAAAGAACAAACCATCCATATCGTCATTACTGACATTAATATGCCAGAAATGAATGGACTGGTATTACTGGATAAAATTCAATACCTGGATTTACCAGTGCAAACCATTGTCTTGTCCGCGTATGGCGATATGCAAAATATTAGATCCGCCATGAATCGGGGGGCTTTTGATTTTCTCAACAAACCCATTGACTTTGAAGATTTAGAAATCACCATTCAAAGAGCCTTAGATCATTTAAAAAAAATTCAGGAAAATCAACAAAAACTCCAACAAGCCCAAACTCAACTTATTCAAAGTGAAAAAATGTCTACTCTCGGTGAATTAGTTGCCGGAGTCGCTCACGAAATTAATAACCCAGTAGGTTTTCTCACTGGTAACATTACCATCGCTGAAGACTATTTCACCGAAATCGTCGAACTATTAAATCTCTATGAAGAGAAATTTCCGGATCCGGGGGCAGAAATCATTCACAAAATGCAAGAAATTGATCTGGATGCTATGAAAGAAGATATTCCAGAACTCATTTCATCTATGCGAGAAGGAACCGATCGCATACTTTCCTTAAGTACCTCCCTAAGAACCTTTTCGCGATCGGATATTTCCGCCAAAAGTTCCTTTAACATCCATGATGGCATTGATAGCACCCTGCGAATTTTAAAGCACCGTCTTAAAGCTAATGAATTTCGTCCCGATATTCACATCATCAAAGACTACGGAGACTTGCCAACCGTGGAATGTTATCCAGGGCAACTCAATCAAGTCTTTATGAATATTTTTGCCAATGGGATTGATGCCTTAGATCAATCAAGTATGGGTCAGTCCTATGAAGAAATCCTGGAAAATCCCAAGACAATTACCATTCGCACCGAAGTCAAGCCCGAAAATGGCACAGTGATTATCGGCATTCGAGACAATGGCTCAGGAATTCCCGAAAACGTCAAAGAGCATATCTTTGAATATTTATTTACCACCAAGCCCGTTGGCAAAGGCACTGGTTTAGGTTTGTCGATTTCTTATCAAATCATTGTGGAAAAACACTCAGGGCAAATTAGTTGTGTTTCCGAACTCGGAGAAGGCACCGAGTTCATTATCGAGATTCCGATTCAATAA